The Benincasa hispida cultivar B227 chromosome 11, ASM972705v1, whole genome shotgun sequence genome has a segment encoding these proteins:
- the LOC120090662 gene encoding uncharacterized protein LOC120090662 encodes MPPFEALYGKCCRSPVCWDEVGEQKLLGPELVQTMNEAIQKIRARMLTVQSRQKSYADVRRMDLEFEVGGKVFLKVAPMKGVLRFDKRGKLNPRFIGPFEILERVGLVAYRLALPPSLSAVHNVFHVSMLRKYVADSSHVVDYEPFHLNENLSYEEEPIRILAREVKILRNKKIALVKVLWQNHQFKEATWEREDDMRMHYPELFQD; translated from the coding sequence ATGCCACCGTTTGAGGCCCTTTATGGGAAGTGTTGTAGGTCACCCGTATGCTGGGATGAGGTTGGTGAGCAAAAATTACTAGGACCTGAGTTAGTACAGACCATGAAcgaggcaatacagaagattaGGGCCCGAATGTTGACAGTTCAAAGCAGGCAGAAGAGTTATGCTGACGTTAGGCGTATGGACCTGGAGTTTGAAGTAGGTGGAAAGGTGTTTCTGAAAGTGGCACCTATGAAGGGAGTGTTGAGATTTGACAAAAGGGGTAAGTTGAACCCTCGTTTCATCGGGCCATTTGAGATCTTAGAGCGGGTTGGCCTTGTAGCATATCGACTGGCCTTGCCCCCATCTCTTTCTGCAGTTCacaatgtttttcatgtttccatgttgagGAAGTATGTAGCAGACTCATCTCATGTTGTGGATTATGAGCCTTTCCATTTAAATGAGAACCTGAGCTACGAAGAAGAGCCCATTCGAATCCTGGCCAGGGAAGTGAAAATTTTGCGCAACAAGAAGATAGCTTTGGTGAAGGTTCTTTGGCAAAATCACCAGTTCAAGGAAGCAACGTGGGAGCGCGAGGATGACATGAGGATGCATTATCCCGAGCTTTTTCAGGAttag